A single region of the Changchengzhania lutea genome encodes:
- a CDS encoding ATP-dependent helicase, translating to MEKYLSQLNEAQLEATLQKDGPMIIIAGAGSGKTRVLTFKIAYLMSQGVDPFNILSLTFTNKAAREMKDRIATIVGASEAKNLWMGTFHSVFAKILRIEADRLGYPSNFTIYDTQDSDRLIASIIKEMRLDKDIYKYKQVRSRISSYKNSLITVRAYFQNPELVEADTMARRPRMGDIYKEYVERCFKAGAMDFDDLLLKTNELLTRFPEVLMKYQNRFKYILVDEYQDTNHSQYLIVRALSDKFQNICVVGDDAQSIYAFRGANINNILNFQKDYDDVNVFRLEQNYRSTKNIVNAANSVIDKNQTKLDKIVWTANDEGTQIKVNRSLTDGDEGRYVASTILETKMQNQLLNSDFAILYRTNAQSRAIEDALRKRDIPYRIYGGTSFYQRKEIKDVLSYLRLIINPADEEALKRVINFPPRGIGQTTVDKLIVSANGYNRTIFEVMKHIDKTDVKVNSGTKTKLQNFVTLIESFQVLNQTADVFQLADHVTRTTGLIREFNKDGTPEGVARMENIEELLNGMKDFVEGQKELADTTGSLAEFLEDVALATDLDADKGDSDHVALMTIHLAKGLEFSHVFIVGLEEDLFPSAMSMNTRSELEEERRLFYVALTRAEKQAYLTYALSRYRWGKLIDSEPSRFIEEIDEQYLDIVTPIEERRFNPMLSADIFGDVEPNKIRYKPAKQPEFKKGNKAKTDPVKFQVSTPKNLKPVAQSTGTTNLFNDKLVVGNVVKHIRFGTGEVMKIEGSGQDVKAEINFQHGGIKKLLLRFAKLEIIG from the coding sequence TTGGAGAAATATTTAAGTCAGTTAAATGAAGCACAATTAGAGGCCACATTGCAAAAAGATGGCCCTATGATTATTATTGCTGGTGCGGGATCGGGAAAAACGCGTGTGCTTACTTTTAAAATTGCCTACCTCATGAGTCAGGGTGTAGACCCTTTTAATATCTTGTCGTTAACCTTTACCAATAAAGCGGCTCGCGAGATGAAAGACCGTATCGCAACGATAGTTGGAGCCAGTGAAGCTAAGAACTTATGGATGGGCACCTTCCACTCCGTTTTTGCCAAAATTTTACGCATTGAAGCCGATAGGTTAGGCTATCCCAGTAATTTTACAATTTATGACACCCAAGATTCCGATAGGTTAATCGCTTCTATTATCAAGGAGATGCGTCTTGACAAAGATATTTATAAGTACAAGCAAGTACGTTCAAGAATCTCATCGTATAAAAACAGTTTGATTACGGTACGGGCATATTTTCAAAATCCTGAATTAGTTGAGGCAGATACCATGGCGAGACGCCCAAGAATGGGTGATATTTATAAAGAATATGTAGAGCGCTGTTTCAAGGCGGGCGCTATGGATTTTGATGATTTACTTTTAAAAACCAATGAGTTGCTTACCCGTTTTCCAGAAGTGCTCATGAAATATCAAAATCGTTTTAAATATATTTTGGTTGATGAGTATCAAGATACCAATCATTCACAGTATTTAATTGTTAGGGCGTTATCAGATAAGTTTCAAAATATTTGTGTTGTAGGTGATGATGCCCAAAGTATCTATGCGTTTAGGGGCGCTAATATTAACAATATCTTAAATTTTCAAAAGGATTATGACGACGTCAACGTTTTCAGATTAGAACAAAATTACCGATCTACTAAAAATATTGTAAACGCTGCCAATTCGGTAATTGATAAAAATCAGACCAAGCTTGATAAAATCGTTTGGACTGCTAACGATGAAGGGACGCAAATTAAGGTCAATCGTTCCTTAACCGATGGCGATGAAGGCCGATATGTGGCCAGTACTATTTTAGAAACCAAAATGCAAAATCAGTTATTGAATAGCGATTTTGCAATCCTTTATAGAACCAACGCACAATCTCGTGCTATTGAAGATGCGTTGCGTAAGCGTGATATTCCGTATAGAATCTATGGAGGCACATCATTTTATCAAAGAAAAGAGATTAAGGATGTGCTGTCTTACTTACGACTCATTATCAATCCTGCGGATGAAGAAGCCTTAAAGCGAGTTATTAATTTTCCACCACGGGGCATTGGGCAAACTACGGTAGATAAACTTATTGTTTCTGCAAATGGTTATAACAGAACCATTTTTGAAGTTATGAAGCATATCGATAAAACCGATGTAAAGGTCAATTCAGGTACGAAGACAAAACTTCAGAATTTTGTAACGCTTATTGAAAGTTTTCAGGTGTTGAACCAAACAGCTGATGTGTTTCAACTGGCAGACCATGTCACAAGAACCACTGGTTTAATTCGTGAATTCAATAAAGACGGTACGCCGGAAGGTGTTGCCCGAATGGAAAATATTGAAGAGCTTTTAAATGGCATGAAAGATTTTGTGGAAGGCCAAAAAGAACTGGCAGATACCACGGGCTCTTTAGCTGAATTTTTAGAAGATGTGGCATTGGCTACAGATTTGGATGCCGATAAGGGCGATAGTGACCATGTGGCGCTTATGACCATTCATCTAGCCAAAGGATTGGAATTTTCACATGTGTTTATCGTAGGCTTAGAGGAAGATTTATTTCCTAGTGCTATGAGTATGAATACCAGAAGTGAACTGGAGGAGGAGCGCCGATTGTTTTACGTAGCCCTTACACGTGCCGAAAAGCAAGCGTATTTAACCTATGCTTTATCACGCTACCGTTGGGGTAAATTAATCGATTCTGAACCGAGTCGTTTTATTGAGGAAATTGATGAACAGTATTTAGATATTGTGACCCCTATTGAAGAGCGTCGTTTCAATCCCATGCTCTCCGCCGATATTTTTGGTGATGTTGAGCCCAATAAAATAAGATATAAACCAGCAAAACAACCAGAATTTAAAAAAGGAAATAAAGCAAAAACTGACCCTGTAAAGTTTCAAGTATCAACGCCTAAAAACTTAAAACCAGTGGCACAATCTACTGGAACAACCAATTTATTTAATGATAAGCTCGTGGTTGGTAATGTGGTTAAGCACATTCGGTTTGGTACTGGCGAAGTCATGAAGATCGAGGGATCTGGACAAGACGTAAAGGCCGAAATTAATTTTCAACACGGTGGCATCAAGAAATTGTTATTGCGCTTTGCGAAATTGGAAATTATAGGATAA
- a CDS encoding OmpA/MotB family protein: MKKVLLLSFSALLLLSSCVSKKEYLALEEKQKETQDLLNSATVKLNACLEDKAAATARTTALEEQIVDLRKNNESLIISNKDLTLLTSKGASNVEKTLESIREKDLKITRLQDALTKKDSVTLALVTSFKREVGINDPDIEVNVEKGVVYISIADKLLFQSGSYTVTTKAKEVLAKVAKVVKSKPDFECMVEGHTDSRSYQSGVLIDNWDLSVKRATSVIRVLQDLEINPGRLIAAGRSSYVPLVDNDTAENRARNRRTRIIVLPKIDQFYDLVEKEMKNLEAGGN; the protein is encoded by the coding sequence ATGAAAAAAGTTCTATTACTTAGTTTTTCAGCACTATTACTTTTAAGTTCATGTGTGTCTAAAAAAGAATATTTAGCACTAGAAGAAAAACAAAAAGAAACTCAAGATTTACTTAACTCTGCAACCGTAAAATTAAATGCTTGTTTAGAAGACAAAGCAGCTGCTACTGCAAGAACAACTGCACTAGAAGAGCAAATAGTTGATTTACGTAAAAACAATGAGAGTTTAATAATTAGCAACAAAGACCTAACGCTTTTAACCTCTAAAGGTGCCAGCAATGTTGAAAAAACATTAGAAAGCATAAGAGAAAAAGATTTAAAAATCACACGTTTGCAAGATGCTTTAACTAAAAAGGATAGTGTTACACTAGCTTTAGTAACAAGCTTTAAGCGTGAAGTAGGAATTAACGATCCGGATATAGAAGTGAATGTTGAAAAAGGCGTTGTTTATATTTCAATTGCCGATAAATTGTTATTCCAAAGTGGAAGTTACACCGTAACAACTAAAGCTAAAGAAGTACTTGCTAAAGTGGCTAAAGTCGTGAAGAGCAAACCTGATTTTGAATGCATGGTTGAAGGACACACAGATAGCAGATCATACCAAAGTGGTGTACTTATAGACAACTGGGATTTAAGTGTAAAACGTGCCACATCGGTGATTAGAGTGTTACAGGATTTAGAAATCAATCCAGGAAGGCTTATTGCTGCGGGACGTAGTTCTTATGTACCTTTAGTAGATAATGATACTGCTGAGAACAGAGCAAGAAACAGGCGTACACGTATTATTGTACTTCCTAAAATTGATCAATTCTATGATTTAGTGGAAAAAGAAATGAAAAACCTAGAGGCCGGTGGCAACTAA
- a CDS encoding L-threonylcarbamoyladenylate synthase: protein MAEFLRIYEENPNPKEIEKVVAVLKKGGLIIYPTDTVYGLGCDINNIKALERVARIKQVKLEKSNFSFVCHDLSNISDYVKQIDTAVFKILKRALPGPYTFILPGSKSLPNPFKKRKTVGIRVPNNNIALEIVKRLGNPIISTSIYDEDAVLEYSTDPELILEKWDNLVDLVIDGGYGGNEASTIIDLSEQEPVIVRVGKGSLEIF, encoded by the coding sequence ATGGCTGAATTTTTAAGGATATATGAAGAGAATCCTAATCCAAAGGAGATTGAGAAAGTTGTAGCTGTCTTAAAAAAAGGAGGACTTATAATTTACCCAACGGACACCGTTTATGGTTTAGGTTGTGATATTAACAATATTAAAGCGCTTGAGCGTGTAGCTAGAATTAAGCAGGTAAAATTAGAAAAATCGAACTTTTCGTTTGTCTGCCACGATTTGAGCAATATAAGCGATTACGTCAAGCAGATTGATACCGCTGTGTTTAAAATATTGAAGCGTGCGCTTCCAGGGCCGTATACCTTTATACTTCCAGGTTCAAAATCATTACCAAACCCTTTTAAAAAGCGAAAAACGGTTGGTATCCGCGTTCCTAACAATAACATCGCTCTGGAGATTGTAAAACGTTTAGGTAACCCTATAATTTCTACTTCTATTTATGATGAAGATGCCGTTTTAGAGTATAGTACCGATCCAGAATTAATTTTAGAAAAATGGGATAATCTAGTAGATTTGGTGATAGATGGTGGTTATGGTGGCAATGAGGCATCTACAATTATTGATTTATCTGAGCAGGAACCTGTGATTGTGAGGGTAGGAAAAGGAAGTTTAGAAATATTTTAA
- a CDS encoding FMN-binding glutamate synthase family protein — MDPILNFLSNVPWWVWVLIIVLIVAIRDRVQRHHTISRNFPIVGHFRYWLEGIGPELRQYLVANNREELPFNRIERGWVYASAKSENNYEGFGTDRDIYAHQHIFINNAMIPYKVEENHPNATNKYFLPCAKVMGAFHKRKKPYRPASVINVSAMSFGSLSAKAIESLNKGVKMAHAYHNTGEGGLSPYHSHGGDVVFHFGTGYFGVRAEDGHFSMEKMKQLVEDNPFIRAIELKISQGAKPGKGGVLPGSKISQEIADIRGVPVGKDVLSPPNHKAFTTIPEMVDFIEAIAEETGLPVGIKAAIGKLEQWEELADIMKTTGRGPDFITVDGGEGGTGAAPPSFADHVSLPWVYGFGDLYKLFLDKGLADRIVFIGSGKLGFPGKAAMAFAMGADCINVAREAMMSIGCIQAQVCHTNRCPSGVATQNKWLQRGIDVPLKSERLAQYFKTFRKEFLEITHAAGYEHPCQFKMGDIEMNVDDHNLSQELNRTYLYDKLPVPFHGMQELKDCLYLGGAKSNLKTN, encoded by the coding sequence ATGGATCCTATTTTAAACTTTTTATCAAACGTACCGTGGTGGGTTTGGGTACTCATTATTGTATTAATAGTTGCCATTAGGGACCGTGTACAGCGACATCATACCATTAGCAGAAACTTCCCCATTGTTGGCCATTTTAGATATTGGTTAGAAGGTATTGGCCCAGAACTCAGGCAGTATTTGGTGGCTAATAATAGAGAAGAATTGCCTTTTAACCGTATTGAGCGAGGTTGGGTGTATGCTTCTGCTAAAAGTGAGAACAATTATGAGGGCTTCGGCACCGATAGAGATATTTATGCGCATCAGCATATTTTTATCAATAATGCCATGATTCCTTATAAAGTAGAGGAAAATCATCCAAATGCAACGAATAAATACTTCTTACCCTGTGCCAAAGTTATGGGAGCGTTTCATAAACGTAAAAAGCCATACAGACCCGCTTCAGTTATTAATGTTTCAGCGATGAGTTTTGGTTCATTATCCGCGAAAGCGATAGAATCCTTAAATAAAGGTGTTAAAATGGCCCATGCTTATCACAATACCGGTGAAGGTGGCCTATCCCCATATCACAGTCATGGTGGCGATGTTGTGTTTCATTTTGGAACTGGTTATTTTGGGGTACGCGCTGAGGATGGTCATTTTTCTATGGAAAAGATGAAACAACTGGTTGAGGATAATCCTTTTATTCGGGCTATAGAATTAAAAATTTCACAAGGTGCTAAACCGGGGAAAGGTGGTGTTCTTCCAGGATCAAAAATAAGTCAGGAAATTGCAGATATTAGAGGAGTTCCTGTAGGCAAAGATGTGCTTTCGCCTCCTAACCATAAAGCATTTACCACCATTCCTGAAATGGTCGATTTTATTGAAGCTATTGCCGAGGAAACGGGATTGCCCGTGGGTATAAAAGCCGCTATTGGTAAATTAGAGCAATGGGAAGAATTAGCAGATATCATGAAGACTACTGGTAGAGGACCAGATTTTATAACCGTTGATGGTGGCGAAGGTGGCACTGGTGCTGCACCGCCAAGTTTTGCCGATCATGTGTCTCTCCCTTGGGTTTATGGATTTGGTGATTTATATAAATTATTTTTGGATAAAGGACTTGCAGACCGAATCGTGTTTATAGGAAGCGGGAAATTAGGATTCCCTGGAAAAGCGGCTATGGCCTTTGCTATGGGAGCAGATTGTATCAATGTAGCAAGAGAAGCCATGATGAGTATTGGTTGTATCCAAGCACAGGTGTGCCACACCAACAGATGCCCAAGTGGTGTGGCGACTCAAAATAAATGGTTACAGCGTGGTATTGATGTGCCTTTAAAATCTGAACGCTTAGCACAGTATTTCAAAACCTTTAGAAAAGAATTCTTAGAGATAACACATGCCGCAGGTTACGAACATCCTTGTCAATTTAAGATGGGTGATATTGAAATGAATGTTGACGACCACAATCTCTCGCAAGAATTAAACAGAACATATCTCTATGACAAATTGCCCGTTCCATTTCATGGAATGCAAGAATTAAAAGATTGTTTATATTTGGGGGGAGCTAAAAGTAACCTTAAAACGAATTAA
- a CDS encoding glycogen-binding domain-containing protein, which yields MYGQNGQLKGYRIDGDTIIFSFDKRDYNRFSPDSYKLKQDFKDLDIESVVVSGEFNSWSKDKWYMSQVDENRFELKKSIDDFTDEFSWEFKFVVNNAYWAEPTSKDPNIAKAIKNGMRISGVYNLKMYTAYPNPNGNACFKLKGFENAKSVILAGSFNKWDENLFKMNKVEDGWELTLQMKPDVYEYRFIVDGQWMEDPDNISKIRNEFHEFNSVINIKEYTAFKLRGYTDAKKVILSGSFNNWNEHELVMEKKDYGWKYVLPLKGGKHHYKFIVDGQWITDPNNSVKEYDGEGNINSVCMVK from the coding sequence ATGTATGGACAAAACGGTCAGTTAAAAGGTTATAGAATAGATGGAGATACCATTATATTTTCATTTGATAAACGTGACTATAACAGGTTTTCCCCTGACAGTTATAAACTTAAACAAGATTTTAAGGATTTAGATATTGAAAGTGTCGTGGTATCTGGTGAATTTAATAGTTGGTCAAAAGATAAATGGTACATGTCTCAAGTTGACGAAAACAGATTCGAATTAAAAAAAAGCATAGACGATTTCACTGATGAATTTTCATGGGAGTTTAAGTTTGTTGTGAATAATGCTTATTGGGCAGAACCTACGAGTAAAGACCCTAATATTGCAAAAGCCATAAAAAATGGCATGCGTATAAGCGGTGTTTATAATCTAAAAATGTATACCGCATACCCAAACCCAAATGGCAACGCCTGTTTTAAACTAAAAGGCTTTGAAAATGCCAAATCGGTCATTTTAGCAGGGTCTTTTAACAAATGGGATGAAAATTTGTTCAAGATGAATAAAGTTGAAGATGGTTGGGAACTGACTTTACAGATGAAACCAGATGTATACGAGTATCGATTTATTGTTGATGGACAATGGATGGAGGATCCAGATAACATTAGTAAAATAAGAAATGAATTTCATGAATTTAACTCAGTAATTAATATTAAGGAATACACCGCCTTTAAACTTAGAGGCTACACCGACGCAAAAAAAGTCATTCTTTCAGGTTCCTTTAATAATTGGAATGAACATGAGTTAGTCATGGAAAAAAAGGATTATGGTTGGAAATATGTACTACCATTAAAAGGCGGAAAGCACCATTACAAATTTATTGTGGATGGCCAATGGATTACCGATCCTAATAATTCAGTAAAAGAATATGACGGTGAGGGTAACATTAACTCGGTTTGTATGGTTAAATAA
- a CDS encoding pepsin/retropepsin-like aspartic protease family protein, which translates to MLRSFFYILILNLSGYAAYAANDLTNPIKFPKAEYLNEYTTRIPFKLVDHLIVVEAELFNKRGNFIIDTGSESLILNKVHFNNLYEHQKSSKASSGISQSIDNIYEKRIKEFILENFKLENKTSDIFDLSHIEKSKKIKLLGIIGYDILKDYEVFVDLHLNQITLTKVDKLGNKLNKHVYLEKIVDSLDFNLKNHTIVLNATVNYQPVKLGLDTAAEFNQINKSVHKHALKYFIPKRRLKLTGIGNKTIKVMAGKLHRVKLSPTVYFGPMQTVLTNLNKMNEAFGTSLDGVLGYEFFVQKRTIINYKKEKLYFINYPIDFK; encoded by the coding sequence ATGCTTAGGTCATTCTTTTATATACTAATTTTAAACCTTTCGGGTTATGCTGCATACGCTGCAAATGACCTTACGAATCCTATTAAATTTCCTAAAGCAGAGTATTTAAACGAGTATACCACGCGCATCCCCTTTAAATTGGTCGATCATTTAATAGTTGTTGAAGCAGAGCTATTTAATAAACGAGGCAATTTCATAATCGATACAGGTTCAGAAAGCCTTATTTTGAATAAAGTCCATTTCAATAACCTATACGAACATCAGAAGAGCAGCAAAGCAAGTTCAGGCATCTCGCAGTCTATTGATAATATTTACGAAAAACGCATCAAGGAATTTATACTTGAAAATTTCAAACTTGAAAATAAAACTTCTGATATTTTCGATTTAAGTCATATAGAAAAAAGCAAAAAAATTAAATTATTAGGTATCATAGGTTATGATATTCTAAAAGACTATGAAGTTTTTGTTGACCTTCACCTAAACCAAATCACCCTAACAAAAGTTGATAAATTAGGTAACAAATTAAATAAGCATGTTTATTTGGAAAAAATTGTTGACAGTTTAGATTTCAACTTAAAAAATCATACCATTGTTCTAAACGCCACAGTAAATTATCAACCTGTAAAACTAGGTTTGGATACCGCAGCAGAATTTAATCAAATTAATAAAAGTGTTCATAAGCACGCACTCAAATATTTCATCCCCAAGCGAAGATTGAAACTGACTGGAATAGGAAATAAAACCATTAAAGTTATGGCAGGAAAATTGCATCGTGTTAAGCTAAGCCCCACGGTATATTTTGGCCCTATGCAAACTGTTCTAACCAATTTAAATAAAATGAATGAAGCATTCGGCACATCTTTAGATGGTGTATTGGGGTACGAGTTCTTTGTACAAAAAAGAACCATTATTAATTATAAAAAAGAAAAGTTATATTTCATAAATTACCCTATAGATTTTAAATGA
- a CDS encoding amidohydrolase yields the protein MKYLIYIFIFFGITISFGQNNLEDQYEAIEEKVIEWRRDFHQNPELSNREFKTAEKIAKHLKSLGLEVQTGVAHTGVVALLKGKQSGMVIALRADIDALPVTERNNLAFKSEVKTTFLNTETGVMHACGHDTHIAILMGVAEILSNNKDKINGTVKFIFQPAEEGPPPGEEGGAKLMIKEGVLENPKVDAIFGLHINSQTPVGTIKYKTQGIMAAVERFTIHVKGKQTHGSQPWSGVDPILISAKIIDGLQTIISREAKLIEEAAVITVGKITSGTRFNIIPESAEMIGTLRTLNPEMKTLIVKRMHEMVETIAKAYGGSATITFENFTAITYNNPELVNNMLPSLKKVAGEKNVTIMKATTGGEDFSYFQEVIPGFYFFVGGMTPGAVESFPHHTPDFTIDEDGLLLGVKALTQITFDFLNN from the coding sequence ATGAAATACCTTATTTATATTTTTATTTTCTTCGGAATTACAATCAGTTTCGGACAAAATAATTTAGAAGATCAATACGAAGCTATTGAAGAAAAAGTTATTGAGTGGCGACGCGATTTTCATCAGAATCCTGAACTGTCTAACAGAGAGTTTAAAACAGCCGAAAAAATTGCAAAACATTTAAAATCCTTGGGTTTAGAAGTTCAAACAGGTGTGGCGCATACAGGTGTTGTTGCCTTATTAAAAGGAAAACAATCAGGTATGGTTATTGCGTTACGCGCAGATATTGATGCCTTGCCTGTAACCGAGAGAAATAATCTAGCTTTTAAATCTGAAGTTAAAACCACGTTTTTAAATACAGAAACTGGGGTGATGCATGCCTGCGGTCACGACACGCATATCGCTATCTTGATGGGTGTTGCCGAAATACTTTCCAATAACAAGGATAAAATAAACGGTACTGTAAAGTTTATTTTTCAACCCGCAGAAGAAGGGCCACCACCTGGTGAAGAAGGCGGTGCAAAACTAATGATTAAAGAGGGTGTTTTAGAAAACCCTAAAGTGGATGCTATTTTTGGATTACACATCAATTCCCAAACCCCAGTTGGAACCATAAAATATAAAACTCAAGGTATTATGGCGGCCGTAGAGCGATTTACAATTCATGTTAAAGGAAAGCAAACCCATGGCTCACAACCTTGGTCTGGCGTAGATCCTATATTAATTTCTGCAAAAATTATTGATGGGCTACAAACCATTATAAGTAGAGAAGCCAAATTAATTGAAGAAGCTGCCGTAATCACCGTTGGCAAAATTACGAGTGGCACACGATTTAACATCATTCCAGAATCTGCAGAAATGATTGGAACCTTGCGAACACTAAATCCTGAAATGAAAACATTAATCGTGAAACGCATGCATGAGATGGTAGAAACCATAGCAAAAGCCTATGGCGGTTCTGCCACCATTACATTTGAGAATTTCACAGCCATTACTTATAATAATCCAGAGCTGGTAAATAACATGCTCCCAAGTCTGAAAAAAGTAGCAGGGGAAAAAAATGTAACTATTATGAAAGCCACAACAGGGGGTGAAGATTTTTCATATTTCCAAGAAGTAATTCCTGGTTTTTATTTCTTTGTTGGTGGAATGACACCTGGTGCTGTTGAATCATTTCCACACCATACTCCAGATTTCACTATTGATGAAGACGGATTACTATTAGGAGTAAAAGCATTAACACAAATTACCTTTGACTTTTTAAATAACTAG
- a CDS encoding alpha/beta hydrolase, which translates to MQTIKNAFLYFCLFMLCFNCSNDTKSNEEVTIETESLNFYQELDVSYGSQIDQKFNLYLPANRSTDTKIMILIHGGGWTSGDKSEMNAIKDVILQDLPEIAIVNMNYRLATSFSDAYPKQLDDITEVVNYLKTNASNYFISNDIGFVGVSAGAHLALLWSYAFDTNSQTKMVCSIVGPTNFTDPAYLENANPILQLLLGTDNATTDYLEEVSPYHQVKVLSPPTILFNGGKDPLIPITQGTDLRDKLNVLGIKNEFTLYENEGHGWDGESLLDTWAKLKVFTKTHLY; encoded by the coding sequence ATGCAGACTATTAAAAATGCTTTCCTTTATTTCTGTTTATTTATGCTATGTTTTAATTGCTCTAACGACACAAAGAGCAACGAAGAAGTAACAATCGAGACTGAGTCACTTAACTTTTATCAAGAATTAGATGTTTCATACGGAAGCCAGATCGATCAGAAATTTAATTTATATCTTCCTGCTAATAGATCCACAGACACAAAAATCATGATATTGATTCACGGTGGTGGTTGGACATCTGGTGATAAATCAGAAATGAATGCTATTAAAGATGTCATCCTTCAGGACTTGCCAGAAATTGCCATAGTAAATATGAATTATAGATTAGCAACTAGTTTTAGTGATGCGTATCCCAAACAGCTCGATGATATTACAGAAGTTGTTAATTATTTAAAAACAAATGCTTCCAATTACTTTATTTCTAACGATATTGGTTTTGTTGGTGTTAGCGCTGGTGCGCATTTAGCCCTACTTTGGAGCTATGCCTTTGACACGAACTCTCAAACGAAAATGGTATGCAGTATTGTAGGCCCAACAAATTTTACAGATCCCGCCTACTTAGAAAACGCCAATCCAATCTTACAACTACTGCTTGGCACCGATAATGCAACAACCGATTATCTGGAAGAGGTAAGCCCTTATCATCAAGTTAAAGTTTTATCTCCACCAACCATTCTTTTTAACGGTGGGAAAGACCCATTGATTCCCATAACACAAGGCACAGATTTAAGAGATAAGCTCAATGTATTAGGCATTAAAAATGAATTTACTTTATATGAAAACGAAGGGCACGGTTGGGATGGTGAAAGTCTTTTAGATACTTGGGCAAAATTAAAAGTGTTTACTAAAACCCATTTATATTAA
- a CDS encoding glycosyltransferase family 2 protein, with amino-acid sequence MKIAIVILNWNGKKLLEKFLPFVILHSDEASVYVADNASTDESVSYIKANFPTVHIIQNKTNGGFSKGYNDALQHVDADVYCLLNNDVEVTRDWLVPIIKTFNSEPQTAIIQPKLLDYNNKDYFEYAGAAGGFIDKFGYPYCRGRIFNTVERDSGQYDENSHIFWASGACFFVRSQVYDQLNGLDETFFAHMEEVDFCWRAKHFKHDIKYVHESVVYHVGGATLSNSNPKKTFLNFRNSLFALTKNAKGNLLFLIFVRLILDGIAGIKFLFEFKFMHTLGIIKAHFSFYSHLPRLISQRKQIYRKANYYQKTSIIYEYFIIRKTVYKSL; translated from the coding sequence ATGAAAATAGCCATTGTTATTTTAAATTGGAATGGAAAAAAATTGCTGGAAAAGTTTTTACCATTTGTTATTCTACATTCTGACGAGGCGAGTGTTTATGTAGCGGACAATGCTTCGACGGATGAGTCGGTCTCCTATATAAAAGCAAATTTCCCAACGGTTCATATTATTCAGAATAAAACCAATGGCGGTTTTTCAAAAGGCTATAATGATGCTTTGCAACACGTAGATGCTGATGTTTATTGTTTACTCAATAATGATGTTGAAGTGACCAGAGACTGGTTAGTCCCAATTATAAAAACATTTAATAGCGAGCCACAAACAGCCATCATTCAGCCAAAACTATTAGATTACAATAACAAGGATTATTTTGAATATGCGGGTGCCGCAGGTGGATTTATTGACAAATTTGGTTACCCATATTGCCGTGGTAGAATTTTTAATACTGTTGAAAGAGATTCAGGCCAATACGATGAGAACAGCCACATATTTTGGGCTTCTGGAGCTTGCTTTTTTGTTAGAAGTCAGGTATACGACCAGCTAAACGGTTTAGATGAAACCTTTTTTGCACATATGGAAGAGGTTGATTTTTGCTGGCGGGCAAAACACTTTAAACATGATATTAAATATGTGCATGAGTCCGTGGTGTATCATGTTGGCGGCGCCACCTTAAGCAACTCAAATCCGAAGAAGACCTTTTTAAATTTTCGTAACAGTTTGTTCGCGCTAACTAAAAACGCTAAGGGCAATTTGTTGTTTTTAATATTTGTCCGTCTTATTTTGGACGGCATTGCTGGTATTAAATTCTTGTTTGAATTTAAATTCATGCATACCCTAGGCATCATCAAAGCCCATTTCAGTTTTTATAGTCATTTGCCGAGATTGATTTCACAGCGGAAACAGATTTATCGTAAAGCCAATTATTATCAAAAAACTTCCATTATTTATGAATATTTCATAATTAGAAAGACGGTTTATAAAAGTTTATAA